The Geomonas ferrireducens genome includes a window with the following:
- a CDS encoding ABC-F family ATP-binding cassette domain-containing protein, with protein sequence MIHLSNITKQHGSQVLFRDASFQILSGTRTGLVGPNGAGKTSLFRIITGEEEVDAGEITVGKKTTIGYFSQNIGDMAGRSALQEVMAVSAETVRLAGELKQMEERMGQPMSDDDMASLLERYGVAMEEFEHRGGYDLDSRAQEVLTGLGIGPDRFHNPVESFSGGWRMRVALAGILTLQPDVLLLDEPTNHLDVESIIWLEEWLASEFKGALLMTSHDRDFMNRVVSRVVEVANKTVTTYGGNYDFYERERDIRREQLLASYKRQQEMLAKEEDFIARFAARASHAAQVQSRVKKIDKIDRIEIPPEDKVVKFVFNEPPRSGDDVVIMENLGKSWPNPDGSEHPIFSGVTGVIKRLSKIAVVGVNGAGKSTFLKTIAGQTEATTGSVALGANVELGYFSQHAMEILDPKKTIFETVQDVIPLATIGVIRNLLGSFLFQGDDVDKRIENLSGGEKSRVVLATLLARPVNFLVLDEPTNHLDIRSREILLDALSGFQGTVILVSHDRHFLRELVDRVIEVDHGEMRVYEGDYDYYLSKTEHRHHV encoded by the coding sequence ATGATCCACCTTTCCAACATCACGAAACAGCACGGCTCGCAGGTACTTTTCCGAGACGCGAGCTTCCAGATACTTTCCGGTACGAGGACCGGGCTTGTCGGTCCCAACGGCGCCGGCAAGACGTCGCTTTTCCGGATCATCACCGGTGAGGAAGAGGTGGATGCCGGTGAAATCACCGTCGGCAAGAAGACCACCATCGGTTACTTCTCCCAGAACATCGGCGATATGGCGGGACGCTCAGCCCTTCAGGAGGTGATGGCGGTCTCGGCGGAGACGGTGCGCCTGGCGGGCGAGCTGAAGCAGATGGAGGAGCGGATGGGGCAACCGATGTCCGACGACGACATGGCGAGCCTTCTCGAACGCTACGGTGTCGCGATGGAGGAGTTCGAGCATCGCGGCGGCTACGATCTCGACTCCCGCGCCCAGGAAGTCCTCACCGGCCTCGGCATCGGTCCGGACCGTTTCCACAACCCCGTTGAATCCTTCAGCGGCGGCTGGCGCATGCGCGTGGCCCTGGCCGGCATCCTCACCCTGCAGCCGGACGTGCTTCTTCTGGACGAGCCGACCAACCACCTGGACGTCGAATCGATCATCTGGCTCGAGGAGTGGCTCGCCAGCGAGTTCAAGGGTGCACTCCTCATGACGAGCCATGACCGTGACTTCATGAACCGCGTGGTGAGCCGCGTCGTCGAGGTGGCCAACAAGACCGTGACCACCTACGGCGGCAACTACGATTTCTACGAACGCGAGCGCGACATTCGGCGCGAGCAGCTCTTGGCGAGCTACAAGCGTCAGCAGGAGATGCTTGCCAAGGAAGAGGATTTCATCGCCCGCTTCGCCGCCCGCGCCTCCCATGCGGCGCAGGTGCAGTCAAGGGTGAAGAAGATCGATAAGATCGACCGCATCGAGATCCCCCCCGAGGACAAGGTGGTCAAGTTCGTCTTCAACGAACCGCCGCGTAGCGGCGACGACGTCGTCATCATGGAGAACCTCGGCAAGAGCTGGCCCAACCCGGACGGGAGCGAACACCCCATCTTCTCCGGGGTGACCGGCGTCATCAAGCGCCTGAGCAAGATCGCCGTGGTCGGGGTGAACGGCGCAGGCAAGTCGACCTTCTTGAAGACCATCGCCGGGCAGACCGAGGCGACCACCGGCAGCGTCGCGCTCGGCGCCAACGTGGAGCTCGGCTACTTCAGCCAGCACGCCATGGAGATCCTCGACCCGAAGAAGACCATCTTTGAGACGGTGCAGGACGTCATTCCCCTGGCCACCATCGGCGTCATCCGCAACCTCCTGGGATCCTTCCTCTTCCAGGGGGACGACGTCGACAAGCGCATCGAGAACCTCTCCGGCGGCGAGAAGAGCCGCGTCGTGCTCGCCACGCTCTTGGCGCGTCCGGTGAACTTCCTCGTCCTGGACGAACCCACGAACCACCTGGACATCCGTTCGCGTGAGATCCTGTTAGACGCCCTTTCGGGATTCCAGGGAACCGTTATCCTGGTGAGCCACGACCGTCACTTCCTGCGCGAGCTGGTGGACCGGGTCATAGAGGTCGACCACGGCGAGATGCGCGTCTACGAGGGGGATTACGACTACTACCTCTCGAAGACCGAGCACCGCCACCACGTTTAA
- a CDS encoding YggS family pyridoxal phosphate-dependent enzyme: protein MGEITENLKAIEGRMAQAALRAGRDPKEVRLVAVSKTKPATAVAEAYSCGQRIFGENYVQELVGKLDELPEGICWHFIGNLQSNKVRQIAGKVELIHSVDRASLAKEIDRQWGALGRVCEILIQVNISREETKGGTSSEELIDLVREVAQLPHVKIVGLMTMPPFFDEPELARPFFRKLRELSEDVAGAAIDGVEMRELSMGMSGDFEAAIEEGATLVRVGSALFGERQYH from the coding sequence ATGGGCGAGATAACCGAAAACCTGAAAGCGATCGAAGGGCGCATGGCGCAGGCCGCACTCAGGGCCGGACGAGATCCGAAGGAGGTCCGGCTCGTCGCCGTCTCCAAGACCAAGCCTGCCACGGCCGTCGCCGAGGCATACTCCTGCGGCCAGCGCATCTTCGGCGAGAACTACGTGCAGGAACTGGTCGGCAAGCTGGATGAGCTGCCGGAAGGTATCTGCTGGCACTTCATCGGCAACCTCCAGAGCAACAAGGTGCGGCAGATCGCCGGGAAGGTCGAGCTGATCCACTCGGTGGACCGCGCAAGCCTCGCAAAAGAGATCGACCGCCAGTGGGGCGCCTTGGGCCGGGTGTGCGAGATCCTCATCCAGGTGAACATCTCGCGCGAGGAAACCAAGGGTGGCACAAGCAGCGAGGAACTCATCGACCTGGTGCGCGAGGTGGCGCAATTGCCGCACGTGAAAATCGTGGGTCTCATGACCATGCCCCCCTTCTTCGACGAACCGGAACTGGCGCGCCCTTTCTTCAGGAAACTGCGCGAACTCTCCGAAGATGTGGCAGGCGCGGCAATCGACGGCGTCGAGATGCGTGAGCTCAGCATGGGGATGTCCGGGGACTTCGAGGCGGCGATCGAGGAGGGGGCTACCCTGGTGCGGGTCGGCTCGGCGCTCTTCGGCGAGCGCCAATACCACTGA
- a CDS encoding Maf family nucleotide pyrophosphatase, with amino-acid sequence MNQPIVLASASPRRSELLESAGINFRVLPADICEDPLPGEEPVDHVLRLAEGKARAASEKTDGRFFLGADTIVLCDGEIMGKPKDHDDAFRMLKKLSGVPHEVVTGFAIYDRERDGAVVEAVRTKVYFKPLRDEEIEAYIATGCPFDKAGAYAIQGGAAHMVQKIDGSYTNVVGLPLCEVVEKLRVMGALPQ; translated from the coding sequence ATGAACCAGCCCATAGTGCTCGCCTCCGCCTCCCCGAGGCGCAGCGAATTGCTCGAATCCGCAGGCATCAACTTCCGTGTTCTCCCGGCCGACATCTGCGAGGACCCGCTTCCGGGCGAGGAACCGGTGGACCACGTGCTGCGTCTGGCCGAAGGAAAGGCCCGCGCCGCATCGGAAAAGACCGACGGTCGCTTCTTTCTCGGCGCCGACACCATCGTCCTTTGCGACGGCGAGATCATGGGTAAACCGAAAGACCACGACGACGCCTTCCGCATGTTGAAGAAACTCTCCGGCGTGCCGCACGAGGTGGTCACCGGCTTCGCCATCTACGACCGTGAGCGCGACGGCGCCGTCGTCGAGGCGGTGCGCACCAAGGTCTACTTCAAGCCGCTGCGCGACGAGGAGATCGAGGCCTACATCGCCACCGGCTGCCCCTTCGACAAGGCGGGCGCCTACGCCATCCAGGGTGGCGCGGCCCACATGGTGCAAAAGATCGACGGCTCCTACACCAACGTGGTCGGGCTGCCGCTTTGCGAGGTGGTGGAAAAGTTGAGGGTAATGGGCGCGTTGCCGCAGTAA
- the trmFO gene encoding methylenetetrahydrofolate--tRNA-(uracil(54)-C(5))-methyltransferase (FADH(2)-oxidizing) TrmFO codes for MQHVTVIGGGLAGCEAAWQAAIRGVKVRLYEMKPHKYSEAHHLPGLSELVCSNSLRGDALENAVGLLKEEMRRLHTLFMEGAEATKVPAGGALAVDRTLFSEYVTRKIESHPNIEVVHEEITRIPEEGIVIVASGPLTSGALAEEIGRLTGDYLYFYDAIAPIVAADSIDYDKAFRASRYGKGDGDDYLNCPMDEEQYKNFVREILAAGKVEPKSFEKVVHFEGCMPIEEMASRGVETLRFGPMKPVGLVDPRVGVEPYAVIQLRQENMEATMYNLVGFQTKLTWPEQKRIFRMIPGLENAQFLRLGSMHRNTFINAPKLLLPTCQLKEDSRILFAGQITGVEGYVESASSGFVAGVNAARLVLGETLLVPPAETAIGALARHITNTEAEHFQPMNVNYGLFPPLIGRIKKKEKRGLLAQRGLEALEKWLPEVTV; via the coding sequence ATGCAGCATGTAACGGTAATAGGCGGCGGTCTCGCCGGTTGTGAGGCGGCGTGGCAGGCGGCGATTCGTGGGGTTAAGGTCCGCCTCTACGAGATGAAACCGCACAAGTATTCCGAGGCACACCACCTCCCGGGCCTCTCCGAACTGGTCTGCTCCAACTCGCTCCGCGGCGACGCCCTCGAGAACGCGGTGGGCCTTTTGAAGGAGGAAATGCGTCGACTGCACACCCTCTTCATGGAAGGCGCCGAGGCGACCAAGGTCCCCGCCGGCGGCGCCCTCGCCGTCGACCGCACGCTCTTCTCCGAGTACGTGACCAGAAAGATCGAGTCCCACCCGAACATCGAGGTGGTGCACGAGGAGATCACCCGCATCCCGGAAGAAGGGATCGTCATCGTCGCCTCGGGACCGCTTACCAGCGGTGCGCTCGCCGAAGAGATCGGCCGCCTCACCGGTGACTACCTCTACTTCTACGACGCCATCGCCCCCATCGTCGCCGCCGATTCCATCGACTACGACAAGGCCTTCCGCGCCTCGCGCTACGGCAAGGGGGACGGTGACGACTACCTGAACTGCCCCATGGACGAGGAGCAGTACAAAAACTTCGTCCGGGAGATCCTCGCCGCCGGGAAGGTGGAGCCTAAGAGCTTCGAAAAGGTGGTGCACTTCGAAGGATGCATGCCGATCGAGGAGATGGCGAGCCGCGGCGTCGAGACGCTGCGCTTTGGCCCCATGAAGCCGGTGGGGCTCGTCGACCCGCGCGTCGGCGTCGAGCCCTACGCCGTGATCCAACTGCGCCAGGAGAACATGGAGGCCACCATGTACAACCTGGTCGGCTTCCAGACCAAGCTCACCTGGCCTGAGCAGAAACGGATCTTCCGCATGATTCCGGGGCTCGAGAACGCGCAGTTCCTGCGTCTTGGCTCCATGCACCGCAACACCTTCATCAACGCGCCGAAACTTCTGCTCCCCACCTGCCAGTTGAAGGAGGATTCAAGGATCCTCTTCGCCGGGCAGATCACCGGCGTGGAAGGGTACGTCGAGTCCGCCTCGAGCGGTTTCGTGGCCGGTGTCAACGCCGCGCGCCTGGTTTTGGGAGAGACGCTTCTCGTCCCACCCGCCGAAACAGCCATAGGCGCCCTGGCCCGGCACATAACCAACACCGAAGCCGAGCATTTCCAGCCCATGAACGTGAACTACGGGCTTTTCCCGCCCCTCATCGGGCGCATAAAGAAGAAAGAGAAACGTGGCCTTCTGGCCCAGCGCGGGCTCGAGGCGTTGGAGAAATGGCTTCCCGAAGTGACGGTTTAG